The Melospiza georgiana isolate bMelGeo1 chromosome 1, bMelGeo1.pri, whole genome shotgun sequence genome contains the following window.
ATTAATCTCTTGATCatctgagggctggagcacctctcctatcAAGACAGActgagagttggggttgtttaGCATGGGGAAGATTTCAGGAGACTTTTTTCAGCCTTCTGAGGGGGGCCTTACAAGTCACTGCTTTTTGAGAGAGGCATATTTTGGCTGGGCTCACCAACAATGTCGTTCCTTGTTGCTCTGGGCTCAAACTGCATGGCGTACAAATctgacacagtgacactgcagccctgcttgGTCAGCTCTTCCACAGCAATCTTCAGCAAAGACCCATTGAAGGACTTGGGCTCTTGGTGTGCATAGACTATCAGGACTTTTTTCCCTGGAGGCAGAAAGGAAATCAGGAGACCATTTGGAATGTAGGAGGCAGGTGCAGAACAGCTGGTAGAGTTGGGGCTTGTTCCTGGCTCTTTCTGTAGTGTCTTTTCCCAAGGACACAGAAGCAGTGAAAGCAGagtggcagtggcagcatttgactgctgctcagcagcactgagtgaCTCCTGAGGCCCTGattgctgcctgtgcccagcccagcagttcTGTGCTACACTGGGCTTTCCTAGGCGGAACTCAGTGGACAGAGGGGCTGTTCCATAGCAGGTCACACTGCCCTGCATCAGCAAAACCCAGCCCCTTCTCCTGAGACAACATTTCTGTTGGTCTGATTCCACTACCACCCAAAAAGTAGTGCTAGCTAGATTGCCCACAAGGGTCAAGGAAACAACTTCTTAGAGGTCAGAACACCTTTTTATCACAGTGATGGACCCCCTCCTGCTCTTTCATTTCAGTGCAAGTTACAACACTGGGGTAGACATTAAAGATGGTCCTATCCCGCTTCAGCACAATCACAGTAACTTCTGTAGAGAGCAACAGGTTTTTATATTCTCAGAGAATAGATTGCCATGTGTATCTCAAACTGTTGTCAAAGTGGATTCAAGGTAAGCTAAGCGGCCAAGCAGGTGTGCAGGGATGGAATATCTTGGAGGCATGTAACAAGGCTCTGCTCAAAGAGCTCCATGGTGTGCTCAAAGTTTTATTGAACATAGGCCTTACAATTTTAATAATTCTCATAAAAATCACTCATCagtgaaacaaaagaaagattCTGTATGGGGTTGTTGGTGTTTATAGATAACCAGAAAGGGAAATTTATAGGGACTATTGGAAATGACAGGCTGTGCAAAACATGCAGTTCCTGCTTCCTGACTGCCAAGACAAAAACTCAGGCATCTCCTGAACTCagtttctctgcagcacagcttctgGATGTGGGTACATAGCGTCCATGAAACTAGAGCTATGCAAAAAAGACTATTAAAACTTGCAGGTCAAATGCTATCAGAAATTCAACGTGTCTATAAACCCTTGAAATCCCTGCTCCATACTGTATTCTGGAAATTTCAGTACCAGTTACAACTTTGCTATTCCTGCCAGATCTCAACAAATGGAGCTCACTGACTAGACGTTATCACATACTCCAAAAGGTGCTAAGGTTGATTCtgcaaaaatgctgatttgTTTCCATTTCGGTGGAGCTGGAGGCCCTTGGGCACAGGGTTTGGAGAGACTGGAGTTTTCCAGTCACTCAGTGAGGTAATTCCAGTCGTTTGGAAAAGTAAGACCTCAGTGTCCCAAAGGCCCAGAGGCCTCATCCCTGAGGTGCCCATCGGCCACTCTGGAGCGAGCAGCGTTTTCACCCGCGTTTGCTCTTACCTGCCATTGCTGGAGAGCGCTGGGGAGCTTCACTCTTGGTAATCGGGTACTGCCTGAGAACTCAAGTGAGAGATTTGCTGGTGAAAAACATCAGGACCAGGAGCGGGGAGAATCGCTGTTTCAGCGGGAACTCAGGGCACTCAGCACAGCCGGGCACTGGCCGAGCGCGGCCCGCCGGAGCGGGAGGGAAGTGCCCGGCTCCCAGCCCGGGCCTTGGAGCAGGAATTCTCCTCCGGCCGCCGGACCGGCGCTTGGCGGCGGCGGCACGGCCGCCTCGGCCCGGGGCTGCGCCGGGTGCATGGCACCGCTCCCGGTCCCGTGCCGCCCTCTGGAAAGCGGCTTCGGAGCAGCCCCCGGAGTTCCGAAGCCCAGCGCAAGCCGGGCTGCCCTTACCTGCTGCCGGGGCCCGGAGCACATCTGCGAGGGCTGGGAGCGGCCCTTCCCggcggccccgctgcccgcccTTCCCGGGGCAGCGCCAGCGCGGGGCGGGATCGGGATCGGCGCCGCCCGCGGCTCCCGCTCCGCTCGAGGCCGCGCTCGGCCGGCAGCGCGCCCCCGCCGCTGTGACAACGTGGGAcacctgcagcatctctggatattatttttattctgggTTTCTGCTCTTCTCCAAGTACAGAGCTCGTCCTTCATTTCTGCCAGCAATGCAGTATGGGCGCTCCTAAACCACCCATCTACCCTTATCTgctcttccagggatggcacTGTCTGCTTTGTGCCTCGTGCTGGCACACACGTGCATCTGCCGGGAGCAGGGGCTCCTCCCTTCCCACCTTctggaaggtgtcccatggGAAAGACAGGCAGGACACAGAAGGATGCGGGCGGCTGTGGCTTTGCAGAGATAGGGCAGCCTTGGTGATTACTTCCAAGATGAAGTTTTCTCTCTGAGTATCAAAACTGCCCTATGATGGACAAACTGAATAGACAGCTTCATTTCAAgaccttggggaaaaaaaaccaaaacaactgaGTGCAATCGTTTCCCCTGGACAAAGTTGACAGTGGAACGAGTGGAACTGATGCAGGACCAGCACATTCCTGTTTTCCATTCATTCTGGATCAGCTGGGATTGAGAGAACAGGAGTTGAATGCTCTGACAGCTCCTGATGCACTTACTGTAAAGAGGAGACTCAGGACCAAATTTTGAATTGTGACACTGAGTTCACTGTAGTTTAAATGCAGCGATTTTGTGTCCATCCACACTGTGAGGTGTCACAAGAAGAACGTTATTGAATCTGCGGTCCAGAGAGACTGGGACAGTCACCAGGTAAATAAAGGAAATGCAAATACAGATATGGAATCTCTGGTGGGCCAATTGTTTGGTTTCAATCTTCTCCTGCAATCCAAAACATTATAGGAAGCTTTTGATAGCATTTAACTGCTGagatttgttttggtttggtttttctaaTTTATAGCTTTGCATTATTTATGGGGCTGAAGGCTGAAAGAGAGATGGCTGAATGTATAAGAATTGCTTGGTTCAAAAGGTATATGTCTCATTCAGTGTGGTTTTGCCAGCACGTACTAGGCAAAGTGAGGGAGATATTGCCATCTATTTGCATGTGCTTCAAGGTCACATCTTTGACATatagctgatttttttttttttttttttttgccagcagGATGAAAACTGCTGTGTGTGAAATTTGCAGGTTTCTTTGCACTATTGGAAAAATTGTATGGTCTGATGAATAAAAAGCAACAAATCTCCACAGTGCTAGACCAAGGCTACCTGAAGTGCTTACCTCATTCCTTAATCTTAACTAAAAAGTAAGCTTGTGCCAGAATGGGAATGTGTCATTGTATCTGTTTTCCTGGTATTAACTTTATGGGCTGTACAATAGTAGTAAACTTTGCCAACAAAGGTTTCATTATTAagtctccttcctctcctcttgTAGTTTGCGATCAGGTATCTCTTTAGAGACTTTTTTCTCTCCGTTTCTCTGATGAATTTCAAGTTCTGTAGGGACCAGAGCATAATTATTctctggctgtccctggcttAACACTCTGCTGGGCCCAGCAAGGATAAGCATTCTCTGACACATGAGAtttccagctctggaaatgACTCAATGCTAGAATATTAATTGGCTCTATACCCTGTCCAGAACTCTGAGGAGGGGGATGATTTGTGGGCAAAACTCCGAGAAAATACTTGTCTATAATCTTTCTGTAAAGTGCCTTTTAATATAACAGTAAAGCATTATCTGGTCTGGTTGATCCCCCTGCTGTCCAAAAGCCATGAATATTATGCTGTAGAGCTGATTTTAGAGAAAGAAGCTGTGATCTTAGTTAATTTTGCATCATTTGTGCACCAAAACTCATATTTCTCTAAACCCTCAGAGGGCTTAGGTGGGTGAAACTGCAGTACCTAACAGAGCGGATCCTTATGGAGAAGGGTTGCATCCCCCTGGGGAGTATGAATGCAGAATGGGAGGCTCCTAGGGCCTTTGGAACCACTGTGGTTGGTGACTGGCTGCAGCCACAACTTTTCACTGCAGTTAAGTTCAAAAGAGCACTCCCTGACATTTCCCATGGATGCTGAGCTGTGGCCTAGCAAGAGATGGCAGAAATATAAGGGTGTATGCATAGAGTACTTTGAGAGGATTTAATTTCCTCTTGGAATCTTGTGGAAGGATAGAATATAGGAAAATAGTGCATAAGGTAGTCTCACACCGAAGGAGTTCCAGCTGCACTAattaccaaagattaggaacaggcctgcccttagtaggccacagctgtgttcAATAAGAAGATGAGTGCCACAAaagagagttggagtttgttggctgtgctgtgaagaagaaggagtcagtcctgcaaggagctggccatgagaaatcactgagaaggtatggaactttgCAATAAGATAACATCAGATTCTTATTGAATTCCATTGAAGAACCACCTTTGATCTGTATGTTTTGCTGGCATATGATTGTATTTGCAGTTTTGGCAATCTGTTATGTGGACAAGATTGTTGGGTCttggtttattttctctgttgcGTGTCAATAGAATGCTTCCTCATTTCATCAAGGGCAATGCAGAGAAAGCTATGGGGTATTTTGGCTCCACAGTCCTTGGGAAGAAACTGGTCTTTTGTCTCCTTCCTGAGTTTTTCAAACATATCAGACTTCCTGTGTATTCAAGCTGCATGAAACTGAGCATTGTAATACTCCTAGCATGATGAGACAGTTATCCAGCACTGACTTGAGTGTAGCGTCAGCTTAAATTTGTTGCATCTTTTCAGTAGAATATAGTCTCTTTAGGCTTTAAGATATCCAATGACACAGtaggatttttctttaaaaaaaaaagaaagaaagaaaataatacttGCATTGTGCATGGTATTAGTTATTGGCTGTTTCTCTCTTCAGCACAAATTTTTGATGAATAGTTTATTACAAACTATATTCCTCTGCAAGCAGGCAGTTCACCTTAGTGATGCTGCTTCAGGAACACAATATTAAATGACAGAATGAACTACACCTGGCTTTAAATGTCAGTTTTTTTGAAACCTGAATTGAAGGCACCTTGCACTGCAAGACATCAGTCTTGGTTTCTGTAGGCTATGAGGCTTCTTGGTAACATAGTTCCAAGGGGtatctgtttgttttcctctgttgtTCTGCAATTGCAAGCATGTTTGACCTGCCACTTCAGAACaccaaataaaagaaatactATTGtgatttccagaaaaaaatgtcCTAGGAAAAGATCAGACCACTGCCTAGACATCTATGGAAGAGCAGGACCACcagcaacaaaaaacaaatcccTGGACTAAATGTGGAAAAGCATATTCCTTTACATCCCTTTCCCCAGCCTGAAGTGCAGCTACAAGTTACTCACCCAATTCTAGTTCCATTCTCATGCAATCAATGCTGGTTTGGCAGGGTGGCATTTGACTTTTAGCATATGTGGTTTAGAAGGTCAATTATTCTTTAGTTCAAAATGGCTGTAACATTTCCAGTGCTGCAAAGACAGCAATACTGCcacttcttttctctctccttacTAACCACAGATGAGTGTGTGTTGGTTTTCTGTGCAGTAAAACTCTGCTGAGGTTTGGAAAGGCATGTGTCAGAACACATGTGCAGCCCAGCACAatgccctgcagagcacacacTGCAGGAACATCAGGACAAGGGCAAGAACCCTTGGCTCACCACCCACTATCACTGCACAATTGATGGCTTCCAAAGGATTGCAACAGCAGCACCCTTGTGGAACCTGAAAACTTTGGCTCACGTGCCCAACATGCAGACATGTGCAGCAGCttggggcagctctgcttcctgGGAAATGTCTCTGCTGGAGACACTTGTGGCCCTTCACTTCATATGGGAGCAAACTGGAACACGTGACTGGTgtgaaaaggcaggaaaaaaaagtattccaTTATGTCTCTACAAAGGTGAATCAAAATAGAGAAGTCCCTTTGATTTTAGGAAGCTGCATACTTTACAAATGGAAGTTTTAGTCTACCAAGGAAGACAATTCATGCACATACCAATATatgaaatctgctttttttttttcccttttctggtATCTGTTATGGCTTTAACATTGGTTTTTACATGTATCTAAAAGCCTAGGCCCGCACACAAGGCTTTCCAGCTGTTTAAGACACTTTGCAACAGTACATCCTTTTGCAGCACTACTCATGATCTGGTTTTCTTGCTCCAAGGTGCAAGAGTGGACCTCTCACAACCAATGGCAATTGGCTTTCAAATGGCAAGTTGGGTATGGGCAAGCTATTCcctggcaaaggaaaaaaaagtgttaaaataAACTTTGCCATATAAGGTACTCTTTCACAAGCAGCAATGATATAATATGCCATGAAATATCACGTGTTATCAACCACAAGGAGGCAGAATGATACCATTTATGTGAACAAGGAGAACAACACAAAGAGTTTTGCACCCATCCTTGAAGGGAATCCCTGAAGATAAATGCCATGTTGTCAGTTAAACTGCTAGATGTAGTATTCAAcattcttaaaatatatttgaattaGGAGGTTGGTGTTCAGGTATTTAAAGCATCAAAAAGaatggagaaaaaggaaatcttCTCTGTAGTCTTGCACCTGAACATTACTTGAAATACCACTCAGGAGAGCAGTCTATGGGTTCTTCCTTCCAAAGAGTCTTCAGGCGCTGGCTCCAGGCAGCCAGcatctccttcctcttctcctcaGAGACATTCTCTGGAGCATAACAGATGTGAGGTTCAAGCACTTTGACACCACAGAAGTGCATGATTCCATGCTGGatgcaaaacaaagaaagaaatgcctcaggaaatatttcctcttACTTTCATTTGAAGAACATGCAAGATTCAAGTCTGTTCTGTTTCTTTGACCCAATATCAGTCAGGTTCTCTAAACCTGTGCAGTTGTCAGGAGAAGGGAAGTAAATTGCTGTTAAACACATAGGTTTGTCCTCTGTGGATGCTGTATGCTGTTCAATTTGCAAGGATAAGGGACAGTCTAAAGTTCATTGTTTGGTTTGAACCTCCTCAGATTGTTCCTGAACTGCAGTGTGTTTCACATCTACTTCCATGTTggtttcttggattttttttgttttgttttggttttaagctTTTGCCTCTGGCTCAGCCATATGATCCTGCATGAAGGCTAGTGCCTGTGGAAGTTCAGCTTgccattttctctctgtgtgtttcTGAATTCAGAGTTGTTTCATGTTTTGCTGCGTTTACTtgtgagctgtgcagctggacagctcctcaggggtgagGAGCTGGTAACTGCAGTGGGGAGGAGATCATGGCATCCTTCACAAATTGGGTAACCATGGGGAAGAGAAATCCTGCATGCTAGGGCTAAAGGAAATCCTGTAACACCAGAGACACTGGAAAAGCTGACAGCAAAAGCTTTACGCAGATTGCAAACTGGAGGAAGGGGGACAAAACAACTTTAAAACTCTATGGATTTTTGAAGTAATCTCAAGATTTTAGATCCCAGTTTATAACCTGCAGATGCTTGGAATGGGCAACTTAATTATTTCTTATTATGTTTTGTATAAAATAATCACTAAAACAATTGTTTATAAATAGCTGGAATAGTAAAATTAAAGCAAACAGTAATCAAATATTGATATATTGTACCTGCATGGGCCATAGGAGATAGCGAATATCACCCCTGATTGCATACTTCTCTTTGCTTCCTCCCGTagtgaaagaaaacaaggatAATTTGTCCTAGAATTAGGAAAGTAGTGCTTGAGTTAGACATGTTTAAAGAAGAGAGGCTATATAGTTACCAAGATATTTGGGGGAACCTGGACAGCATGAATTTCTAAGGGAGGGGTGTCCACTTCCTTCCCAGATGTTCTAAGGACTGGCAGTTCTGTCATACAATGTCATACAATTACATAAATGGACTGAGTGTCTATGCTTTGGGCAGAGATgggttaaaaagaaaaccaattgTGTGTCTGACACCCTTGTTTGAAGTAGGGCTgatcctttttcttccttatgCAATATTTGGCAAACTGTAGCTGGAAAGCCCTCTGTTACTGTGAAAATCTCTATTCCTGTCCGCTCTGACTGCAGATACTTTTTGCTAAAGTCCTCCTTCAAACTTGGGTTTGCTTAACCACCCTGTTTCTTCTGCTCCTGTGATTATGGTATTAGCCATGTGCTCAGCTTCTTTCATCTCAGCTTTAGCTTCTGTAATTGAACTAACATTTTTCGAGTGCAGTATCCAAAATGTCCTGAGCCTGTACTCCATCTGAAGCTGTGATCATTGGGGATTATGCCTATTTCTGTTAGCAAGGCAGCCATTTCTGAAACTTaaagaaactgaaatgtttGAAATTGTTAAGAACATCAGAACAAACAGAGATTAACATGCAGTGAAATAAATGTGAAACTAATATTGATTTGGTCCTGCATTTGTTACCAAATAAGATCTATCAGAGATAGTGGGCCAGAATTTTCCAGAGATATTCCCAGTGCAGTGAGGAATCAAAAATGTATGATTTGACATACATTTTGTGTCTTGCCAAATTAAAGGctacagagaggaaaagggtCAAAGTAGATAGTTGTGACAGAGGCTCATACTCTGAGTATTTCAGATCTCAGATTAAGTTTTGTAGTTCAACTCCAACCTTTGACACCTAATCCCAAAGCAGGACTGACACATCTAGTGTGTCAGGCATTATAGATAAGAAAAGTCCTAAAGTGGTGGGAAGAGAGTAATTATTGGAAATGAATTGATTTAAACTGTTTGCAAGCTGTATGCTACCACAGTACACTTTGATACTTCTAATAAATGATAAACCCCACAGAGCAGGCCAAGAAAGATCTCTAGGGGATCACTTAAATATTTAGGAAATGCTGCAGTCTCCTTATTTTCTTACCCTCCAGACAGTGTGAACAACCCAGAAAATAACTCAACATCTTACCAAAGCATTATTTCAGAGTAGTGAAAAGTGAGAGCTATAAACAACtacaattgaaaaaaaaaaaaaaatgaacaagcCTCCATAGAACATGGTGCAAGCCTTGACCTTcataaaaaaattccaaaaacaTACCTGGAGCAAACCACCATCGTAAGCCTTTGACAAATCGTAAGCAAAGCCTTGGACCAAGACTCTGTCCATCCAGCCCTTCAGGATTGCAGGCATGTTGAACCAAAACAAGGGAAACTAGGCAAAGAGAAAATTACCTGGTTAGCACAGAGAGTCTGGGCCACCCTTAGGCCTGGTTTACAGGACTAATCCTGTCCTCTGAACCTGCTCAGATCCTGCATGTACCTCCTCCAGCTCTCTGTCAGTAGAGGCCGTAACTGTGCCTGGCAAATAAGCTGAAGTGCTTTCTGTTTGTGGTAACCTCAGGGCCAGACTTGAGCATCTACAGCACACCAACACTGTGGTGCATGTGAGGGCTTCCATCCAGAATAAAGTTGGAATAGGATGAAGTAGGAGGGTGCCATTGAAATCAGATTTAAGACTGTACAGAATCATGTCTCCTATGGCTGAAATGCAAAAGAATCAAAAATCTTAAATATCTGGTGATCAGCTCTGATCTGACAGTCTGGTGACAAAGGCCAGGAGATCATAGGAAAGACTTCTTTTCAAACCCTGCTGACATTATGCCACCAAGCCATGTCTAAGGCCAACAGGGACACAAAGAAATGTAAGGCTACTACTTCCCTTCACAGTACTTTGGGATTTGCaaacagggacagagctggcatAGTGGAGAATGGACATGGGCTGTGAAGCTCTGTTATCAATTGCCAGTAGTGCTTCTGCAAACCAGCAACAAATGAGAACAGTCTACTTGGGAAAACCCAATTCCCTGACTTCACTGGCTACTCCCAGCTCCTTGACCAGGAAATAATCCTTCCCCTGCTTTCTGCCAGCCTGCCTGACATCCATGGTCACATATATCTTTGTGCATCCATTGGGAAGTTTGGCCCAGTGTTGGGGAGCTCATGGCATTGCTGTTGTTTCAACCTGCATCATTGTGCTACTCAGTTACTGGATTTGCTGTAATAATGACCCAGCTAATTGTACTACTGATCTGTAGTTTTTACTGTGCCATTACCTAAAGTCAGCATCACAACTGAATTCTGTTTAAACTAATGACCTGGAAAATCAGCAGGTCTGCTTCCTGCACTTTCTTCTGCTCTTCAACCAGGTCTTTGGACAAAGCTCCTCTCTTGTAAGCTTCCCAGGTTTCCACACCATAATTGAAGGCTTCTGAGTTGTGCGGGTGACCTGTGGGTAGAAATGAACAGTCATTCCTTGTCCCCTGTGCAGTATCAGTGCCAGATAACAGCTGAGTGCAGGTTGCCATTCACAATTCTGAACTGGGTTActgctttccctttttcctaCGTTCTTGTCTTTGCTGGATATTCAGCACCATCCCAGCTGATGGTCACTTGATTTTAAAAAGGAGAGGAATGTAGGGTCTCAGAGTTCTGAAACTtcaccttcctgcagcagcacaggaagtGCAATATGAGGACCTAAGCTTTCCTCAGGACTCTGGGCATGCAGGTGGAAGATTTAAGAGAATGTTGTGAATTGTTCTGCCTCTGCCTTAGGGCTCCCTGAGGCCATCCTGCACTTGTAAGCACTATGGAGCTGCTGTCCAGCCTCTAAAACTGGGAAATTCATCAAGGGATGGGGGACCAGTACTGGCCAGCTCTACTGACTCCATGAGCAGGTCATCAGTCTCCAGCAGAAGACAGGGGCAGTTGTAGCCTCGTGAACTCAACTCTAGCAAGCACCAGAGAGGTATCTGAAGGCATTTCCTCTCCATGAGAAATGGACTTTAGAGGCTGATTATGGACACGTGCTAATGTGTTTCCTCCTGTCAGTAGTCTCACTGTGATATAAAGGTCATGTTCAGGAGTGGCCTTGTAAAAATGCAGCTGTCTGGTCATGAATAAGTTTCTTATTAATGAAAGAAGTTTCTCATTAATCTCTTGATCatctgagggctggagcacctctcctatcAAGACAGACTGAGAGTTGGGGTTATTTAGCATGGGGAAGATTTCAGGAGACTTTTTTCAGCCTTCTGAGGGGGGCCTTACAAGTCACTGCTTTTTGAGAGAGGCATATTTTGGCTGGGCTCACCATCAATGTCGTTCCTTGTTGCTCTGGGCTCAAACTGCATGGCGTACAAATCTGACACGGTgacactgcagccctgcttgGTCAGCTCTTCCACAGCAATCTTCAGCAAAGACCCATTGAAGGACTTGGGCTCTTGGTGTGCATAGACTATGAGGACTTTTTTCCCTGGAGGCAGAAAGGAAACCAGGAGACCATTTGGAATGTAGGAGGCAGGTGCAGAACAGCTGGTAGAGTTGGGGCTCTTTCCTGGCTCTTTCTGTAGTGTCTTTTCCCAAGGACACAGAAGCAGTGAAAGCAGagtggcagtggcagcatttgactgctgctcagcagcactgagtgaCTCCTGAGGCCCTGattgctgcctgtgcccagcccagcagttcTGTGCTACACTGGGCTTTCCTAGGCGGAACTCAGTGGACAGAGGGGCTGTTCCATAGCAGGTCACACTGCCCTACATCAGCAAAACACTGTCCCTCCTTTTGAGTCAACAAAGAAAAACTTTCTATGCTGTAGAAGTTGTTTATAGTTAACCAGAGAGCAAAATTTATAGGGATTATTAAAAATGACAGGGTCTGCAAAACATGCAGCTCCTGTTTCCTGTCTGCCAAGGCAAAAATTCAGGCCTCTCCTGAGGTTGGTTTCTCTGGTGCACAGTGTCAGCCCAGAGCAACACCTGTCGAGTGACAGGCAAGTTTATGGTGTCACAAAAAACTAGTGGAAATTGAACTGTATATTTGATGAGACAACAGCTCATTTTCAACGTAAATATTAGGGGGCAATTATTTGGCGAGGGTGCACAGTGTCCATGAAATACAAGCTATGCAAAGAAGACCATTCAAACCTGAGGGTTGAAATGCCATCATAAATTCAACGTGTGTAcaaacttttaaaatctttgtcTATATGTTATTCTGGAATATAAGAAGCAGTCATGTCTTTGCTGGTCCTACCAGCTCCCAGCAAGCAGGGAGCTCTAGGGAGTGCCTGGAGATGGACAAGCTCCTCAAAGTGCTAAGTTTGATTCTGCAAAGCTGCCAGATTTCTTCCCTTTTGATAGAGCTGAGGGTGCTTGTGCAGAGTGTTTACAGACACTGGAGTTTTCCAAGGCATCACTTACTGAAGTAAATTCAGTCGTTTTGAAAAGTAAGACCTCAGTGTCCCAACTAAACACGGCGGAGGCACCATCCTTGAGATGCCAAGCGGCCaccctggagccagcagcatTTTCATCCGGATTTGCTCTTACCTGCCATTGCTGGGGAGCTTCACTCTTGATAATCGGGTACTGCCTGAGAACTCAAGTGAGAGATTTGCTGGTGAGAAACATCAGGCCCAGGTGCGAGGGGAATCGCTGGGTTTCTCCCGCCGCTCCCGGTCCCGTGCCGCCCTCTGGAAAGCGGCTCCCGAACGGCCCCGGCGCCCGCCCGGCTGCCCTTACCTGCTCCTCGGGGCCCGGAGCAcacctgctgcagggctgggagcagcccttcATAAAATCACTGAATATCCGGAGCTGGAGGGCACCCACACGGATCACCGAGTCCAACTCTTCCCGGCGGCCCGGCCCCCAGCGCGGGGCGGGATCGGGATCGGCGCCGCCCGCAGCCACGGcttcttttccctctgcatCTGGTTTCGTTTGATACCCCAGAGTTGTAGCTCTTGTACTGTGAGTGGCAGCGAAGGGTCAGTCCGTGCTCTTCTCCCCTGTCCGCTGGTGATTTTGTGGACTTGCAGCGTGTGCCGGCTGAACCACCCCTTTCCTGGACTG
Protein-coding sequences here:
- the LOC131084135 gene encoding ribosyldihydronicotinamide dehydrogenase [quinone]-like, whose product is MAGKKVLIVYAHQEPKSFNGSLLKIAVEELTKQGCSVTVSDLYAMQFEPRATRNDIDGHPHNSEAFNYGVETWEAYKRGALSKDLVEEQKKVQEADLLIFQFPLFWFNMPAILKGWMDRVLVQGFAYDLSKAYDGGLLQDKLSLFSFTTGGSKEKYAIRGDIRYLLWPMQHGIMHFCGVKVLEPHICYAPENVSEEKRKEMLAAWSQRLKTLWKEEPIDCSPEWYFK